One Stenotrophomonas maltophilia R551-3 genomic window, GAAAGCCGTGTCCGCCGTGTAACTAGTGGGGCAGGCTCTTGGGAGGACAGGTGATGGTCGACGGTAAACGGGATACCCGGCGGATGTTGTTCGGCGATCCGGGGCCGCCTGGCGCCGGGCTGTCGGTAGCGGTCGTGGTGTTGCTGGTACTGGCGACGACGGCCGCTGCGATCGGGTTCCTGCGCTTGCCCGATCAGATGCTGGGCCTTGGCCTGATCGGAGTTGCCGTGTTCCTGGCGATCGGCGCGCGCATCTGCCAGGCACGCAACCAGCATCAGGCGTTGTATCGGTTGTTGTCGCGGCAGCCGCCACCGTAGCTGCGGCTGCCGCGCGGGTTCAGCGCGCTGGCCAGTCCAGCTCGACCACCAGCGGGAAATGATCGGATGGCAGTACGCCGTCGATGCGCCGGTCATCGGTGAGGAAGCTGCGCGCATGGAAACCACGCACCAGCACCCAATCCAGCTGTGAGGTGGCCTTGCCGGTGAAGTCATGGAAGGTCAGGCGTGGGCCCTGCGGCGCCTTCACCTGGGGACGGGTGTCCTGCAGCACGCGGGAGAACGCTTTGTAGGTATCCCCGCCGGGCTCGCTGTTGAAGTCTCCGGTCAGCACCACCGGCAGGTCGGCCGGCAGCGATGCCAGGCGTTTGCCGATCAGTTCGGCACCCTTGACCCGGCGCGGCTCATCTTCGTCGCGGTAGGGCAGGTGGGTGTCCATGAAGTAGAAACGACGGTCATCATCAAGGCGCCGGAATACGGCCCAGGTGACCATGCGCGGATACAGGTTGCCCCAGCTGATGCTGCCGGGCACGTCGGGCGTATCGGACAGCCAGAAGTTGCCTGACTCCTCGATGGTCAGCACCTTGCTGTCGTAGAACACGCCCATGTGCTCGTCGCCGCTGCCACCACGGCGGCCTTCGCCGAACCAGCGGTAGCCGGGCAGGTGCTCGGACAGGTAGTCGGCCTGTTCCTTCACCAGCTCCTGGGTGCCGATCACTGCCGGGTGTGCATCGAGGATGACCTTGACCATCGCATCACGGCGGTCGGGCCAGCGTTTGCCGGGCTCGGTATCGGCCGGGGTGCGGACATTGAACGACATCACTTTCAGTGGCGCAGGTGTGGCAGCCCAGGCGACGGCAGGCAGAGCTAGTGCCAGCAGCGCACACAGCGCAGGGCGATGGAAACGCAACAACATCGTGGAATCCCTCCATTCCATGAAAACGGTTTCACGGAGCATCGCATGGATTGCCGGTTCCCGGTTGTGCCCGCACTGGCGGTATCCGCTGGCTGTCCCCAGCGTATTCAGGTCAACGTTGACGGCGTATTGACCTGCCTGCGCGGGTTCGCGTGCTAGAACGGCGCTGCCGGGCCGTTGATTCCGGCACCCGCAACAGCAACCCACAATGGATCGACAAGGAGCTGTGCCATGACACGATTGATTCGCGCTCTTCAGGTATCGCTGAACCTGCGTTCGGACAATTCCACGCAGTGCATCCGTTCCAAGTACCGCTACTGGAACATCTTCTGAGCGGAAGGACTCCACGTATTCGATGACACATCGCCAGGGATGGCCGGTGGCCATCCCTGGCCTCAGGAGCGGGGCATGGATGAGCGTGCAGCGGATGCGGAAGTCGTGTCCATCAACGACCT contains:
- a CDS encoding endonuclease/exonuclease/phosphatase family protein, with translation MLLRFHRPALCALLALALPAVAWAATPAPLKVMSFNVRTPADTEPGKRWPDRRDAMVKVILDAHPAVIGTQELVKEQADYLSEHLPGYRWFGEGRRGGSGDEHMGVFYDSKVLTIEESGNFWLSDTPDVPGSISWGNLYPRMVTWAVFRRLDDDRRFYFMDTHLPYRDEDEPRRVKGAELIGKRLASLPADLPVVLTGDFNSEPGGDTYKAFSRVLQDTRPQVKAPQGPRLTFHDFTGKATSQLDWVLVRGFHARSFLTDDRRIDGVLPSDHFPLVVELDWPAR